A stretch of the Thermincola ferriacetica genome encodes the following:
- a CDS encoding TetR/AcrR family transcriptional regulator, which yields MDNIRNLRRDQAHATKRKLIDKAFRLFEKYGYDNVTIDQICNELGLTKGAFYHHFRSKADILLRRYKIAEGDIFELFNNNLKLPPDVQLRKIFDFYLEYFQENRLDEVKVLIKIQMDKHYKNFALTSTLQRQVLKHIIQKGQESGCFKKNVDSEETARFIMSYLYGLLSEWCAYDGKIQFSASLNNFYEKYLKEILFLKNETSK from the coding sequence ATGGATAATATAAGAAATTTGCGAAGAGACCAAGCACATGCGACAAAAAGAAAACTTATTGATAAAGCCTTCCGACTGTTTGAGAAATACGGATACGATAATGTGACTATTGATCAAATTTGTAACGAACTTGGCTTAACAAAAGGAGCCTTTTACCATCATTTTAGATCAAAAGCAGATATTCTTTTACGACGGTATAAAATCGCTGAAGGTGATATCTTCGAACTTTTCAATAATAACCTTAAACTACCGCCAGATGTACAGCTCCGGAAGATTTTCGATTTCTATCTTGAATATTTTCAAGAAAATAGATTGGATGAGGTCAAGGTATTAATAAAAATTCAAATGGACAAGCATTACAAGAACTTCGCACTGACCAGTACCCTTCAGAGACAAGTGTTAAAACACATAATTCAAAAGGGCCAAGAGAGTGGCTGTTTTAAAAAAAACGTCGATAGCGAAGAAACCGCACGGTTTATCATGAGTTACCTTTATGGTCTCTTGTCAGAATGGTGTGCATATGACGGTAAAATTCAGTTCTCAGCTTCGCTAAATAACTTTTATGAGAAATATTTAAAAGAGATTTTATTTCTAAAAAACGAAACTTCCAAGTAA